In Pomacea canaliculata isolate SZHN2017 linkage group LG12, ASM307304v1, whole genome shotgun sequence, a single genomic region encodes these proteins:
- the LOC112553159 gene encoding uncharacterized protein LOC112553159, whose product MKVFGLERDNTTLFSTPDPRGFCYSASFELYPFHEGQDKAVYKGIINGIGPRRGEFCVVKAKLDAPGEEVDWLETQTIMRKAQVLSNEFNDLVKSRAITFAWPVMAEMETVSDFTPLIRLFKPHDKKLQKGEMVFIENFIEGSFQTFNSTVGWVNPESKSGCDAGLLALHLACHPRTGGVWPARRESGRELPAHHPYHPFLTPRLWPDRRWVARDHRVLHITPLQQHLQLLARPRRALLGPRSGQRSWAGVHGG is encoded by the exons ATGAAGGTGTTCGGGCTGGAGAGGGACAACACAACTCTCTTCTCGACGCCCGACCCACGTGGCTTCTGCTACAGCGCGTCCTTTGAACTATACCCGTTTCACGAGGGTCAAGACAAGGCTGTCTACAAAG gaattATCAATGGTATCGGCCCACGAAGGGGAGAGTTCTGCGTGGTCAAAGCCAAACTGGACGCCCCGGGCGAGGAAGTAGACTGGTTGGAAACACAGACCATTATGCGCAAGGCGCAAGTACTGTCCAACGAGTTCAACGATCTCGTAAAATCACGAGCCATCACGTTTGCGTGGCCCGTCATGGCTGAAATGGAAACAGTGTCAGACTTTACTCCCCTCATCAGACTTTTCAAGCCACACGACAAAAAGTTACAGAAAGGCGAAATGGTGTTTATCGAAAATTTCATTGAG GGGAGCTTCCAGACCTTTAACTCCACCGTTGGGTGGGTGAACCCCGAGTCGAAAAGCGGATGTGACGCAGGCCTTCTCGCACTACACCTGGCATGCCACCCGAGAACTGGTGGTGTGTGGCCTGCAAGGCGTGAAAGTGGACGCGAGCTACCAGCTCACCACCCCTACCATCCATTCCTCACGCCGCGCCTTTGGCCGGACAGACGGTGGGTCGCCAGGGATCACCGAGTTCTTCACATCACACCGCTGCAACAACATCTGCAGCTCCTGGCCAGGCCCAGACGTGCCCTCCTCGGCCCGAGGTCAGGACAGAGGTCATGGGCGGGAGTACATGGTGGCTGA
- the LOC112576568 gene encoding putative tyrosinase-like protein tyr-3 yields the protein MAALLSLRLMTLVAVFVTTLLPPCVDPQFPSAITTPNVRDSLRLVNILIRRPIGPVSVRRECRMLNTSEFERITDVLNRAKRDTRVRPNVYDAFAFLHANPDVNVGAHQGPGFLPFHRVFVFLFEKLLRMYDPTISLCYWDSSLEPTLPASSPTWTSRLFGTPSGVVQSGFAGGWMTPLGPLTRNVGQVGRPYIAQDLERILQRDFLGEISFPAGDVDNNLEEKHNYVHSFVGGLMGQVETASYDPIFWFHHTMVDCLYELFREQQRKKGINPMRDWPADYGEPAHAPFAAMRMGRLRMIDGANDFFTNRTFRCLPSPIFCTSNADCGAYMRCNPATSRCLSDTLDVVPASSGAASDLNTLLNGLGGPRSVNNLLNSAPARGFNQLFQAPSLDALSASSFLQSIGDSRFGSGTLGSSVFSRGRLPPAIYFQQASITSDDILFFLAIFPRRLF from the exons ATGGCGGCCCTGCTGTCGCTGCGGCTGATGACACTGGTGGCCGTGTTCGTGACGACGTTGCTTCCACCATGTGTTGACCCCCAGTTTCCTTCAGCCATCACCACCCCAAATGTAAGAGATTCGTTACGACTGGTTAATATTCTCATCCGTCGACCCATCGGACCGGTCAGCGTCAGGCGGGAATGCCGCATGCTCAACACCTCGGAGTTCGAGCGCATCACGGATGTACTAAACAGGGCTAAGCGGGATACG AGAGTTCGACCAAATGTCTACGATGCCTTCGCCTTCTTGCACGCGAATCCAGACGTCAACGTCGGCGCCCACCAAGGCCCCGGATTCCTACCATTTCATCgggtttttgtcttctt GTTCGAGAAGCTTCTGCGCATGTACGACCCCACGATCTCCCTCTGCTACTGGGATTCGAGCCTCGAGCCCACCCTGCCCGCCTCCTCTCCCACCTGGACATCCCGACTTTTCGGCACCCCTAGCGGAGTGGTACAGAGCGGCTTTGCGGGCGGATGGATGACTCCTCTCGGCCCTCTGACCCGCAACGTGGGGCAAGTGGGCAGGCCCTACATCGCTCAG GACCTGGAGAGGATCCTACAGCGGGACTTTCTGGGAGAGATCTCTTTTCCTGCCGGCGACGTTGACAACAACTTGGAGGAAAAGCACAACTACGTCCATTCTTTTGTGGGTGGTCTCATGGGACAG GTAGAGACAGCCTCATACGACCCCATTTTCTGGTTCCACCACACCATGGTCGACTGCCTGTACGAACTGTTCCGCGAACAGCAGCGCAAGAAGGGCATCAACCCCATGCGGGACTGGCCGGCGGACTACGGGGAACCCGCCCACGCTCCCTTCGCCGCCATGCGCATGGGTCGCCTGCGGATGATCGACGGCGCCAACGACTTCTTCACCAACCGCACCTTCCGCTGCCTGCCGTCGCCCATCTTCTGCACCTCCAACGCCGACTGCGGCGCCTACATGCGTTGCAACCCGGCCACCTCCCGCTGCTTGTCCGACACGCTGGACGTGGTGCCGGCCAGCTCGGGTGCAGCCAGCGACCTGAACACCCTGCTGAACGGCCTGGGTGGCCCGAGGTCCGTCAACAACCTCCTCAACTCCGCCCCGGCCCGCGGCTTCAATCAACTGTTCCAGGCGCCGTCGCTGGACGCTCTGAGCGCCAGCAGCTTCTTGCAGAGCATCGGCGACTCCAGGTTCGGAAGCGGGACGCTGGGAAGCAGTGTCTTCTCTAGGGGTCGTCTGCCACCAGCAATCTATTTTCAACAGGCTTCAATAACGTCTGATGACATCTTGTTCTTCTTGGCTATTTTCCCCCGCAGATTGTTCTGA
- the LOC112576566 gene encoding N6-adenosine-methyltransferase catalytic subunit-like, with protein sequence MSDTWSDLQALKNKQNTFRAKLLQRKKEREGLVAELQGGQLSSSVSSSSSITASTSASSTETSSAPHVASSSASSALSSSTVQSIASPNSAFVEPIKVDPEIEKKLLLVLCDISLDIPSEASIIAEHTSRTLGRKVELSIIEVLLRKLAARSLISIVSKDGDGKNRLTVNSLDISKLEALLDEKSDQSSRKRGHDDDGDFEPQPFSKKAKNVDDIESLLSTQSAREREEKKVNEEIQQLLSKPTAKEKYLVEKFKTPGGAQLKEFCPYGVKDECLKFSQQTGTVCNKLHFKKIIQKHTDESLGDCSFLNTCFHMDTCKYVHYEIETGSANEATVLKKETGVSKKLPEAGMGDNSIHMFPPQWIQCDLRFFDMTTLGKCAVVMADPPWDIHMELPYGTMGDDEMRRLDIPALQDEGFIFLWVTGRAMELGRECLELWGYKRCDEIIWVKTNQLQRIIRTGRTGHWLNHGKEHCLVGVKGNPKGVNKGLDCDVIVAEVRATSHKPDEIYGIIERLSPGTRKVELFGRPHNVQPNWITLGNQLEGVCLKDPDIVRLFREKYPDGNCMEPPKNR encoded by the exons ATGTCAGACACATGGAGTGATCTCCAGGCcttgaaaaacaagcaaaataccTTTCGGGCAAAGCTTCTACAgcggaagaaagaaagagaaggctTGGTGGCCGAACTTCAGGGAGGTCAGCTGTCAAGTTCTGTGAGCAGTTCTTCGTCAATTACTGCTTCTACTTCGGCTTCATCTACAG aaacaaGTTCAGCTCCACATGTCGCCTCATCATCTGCCTCCTCAGCTCTGAGTTCCTCCACAGTCCAGTCAATAGCATCCCCAAACTCTGCCTTTGTAGAGCCAATCAAGGTGGATCCAGAGATAGAGAAAAAGCTGCTCCTTGTACTCTGTGACATTAGCCTTGACATTCCCTCTGAGGCAAGCATTATTGCTGAGCATACTTCACGGACACTTGGCAGGAAAGTGGAGCTCTCAATCATCGAAGTTTTGCTAAGGAAGTTGGCAGCCCGGTCACTAATCAG caTTGTTTCTAAAGATGGTGATGGAAAAAATCGGCTGACTGTCAATTCCCTGGACATTTCCAAG CTAGAGGCACTCTTGGACGAAAAGTCTGACCAGTCATCAAGAAAGCGTGGTCATGATGA TGATGGTGATTTTGAACCACAGCCATTTTCAAAGAAGGCTAAGAATGTGGATGATATTGAG AGTCTGCTGTCCACGCAGTCAGCCCGGGaacgagaagagaaaaaagttaatGAAGAGATTCAGCAACTTCTCAGTAAGCCTACAGCAAAG GAAAAGTATCTGGTGGAAAAGTTTAAAACTCCAGGAG GTGCTCAGCTCAAAGAGTTTTGCCCATATGGTGTGAAAGATGAATGTCTAAAATTCTCTCAGCAGACAGGAACAGTTTGCAATAAGCTTCACTTCAAGAAAATTATCCAGAAACACACAGATG aatCTCTTGGGGATTGTTCTTTCTTAAACACCTGTTTCCACATGGATACCTGTAAG TATGTCCACTACGAGATTGAGACTGGTTCAGCAAATGAAGCAACAGTgctaaagaaagaaactggAGTATCCAAAAAACTCCCCGAGGCTGGCATGGGAGATAATTCCATTCACATGTTTCCTCCTCAA TGGATTCAATGCGACTTGCGATTCTTTGATATGACCACGTTGGGCAAGTGTGCTGTAGTGATGGCTGATCCTCCTTGGGATATTCACATGGAACTTCCATATGGCACAATGGGTGATGATGAAATGAGACGACTTGATATTCCAGCTCTACAGGATGAAGGATTTATCTTCCTTTGGGTTACTGGCAG AGCCATGGAACTTGGCCGTGAATGTCTGGAACTTTGGGG GTACAAACGGTGTGATGAAATCATCTGGGTTAAAACAAACCAGTTACAAAGAATCATTCGAACTGGTCGCACGGGTCACTGGTTGAACCATGGCAAAGAGCACTGCCtt GTTGGAGTAAAGGGAAACCCTAAAGGTGTAAACAAAGGACTTGACTGTGATGTTATAGTTGCTGAG GTAAGGGCCACTAGCCACAAGCCAGATGAAATCTACGGTATCATAGAACGGCTGTCACCAGGGACACGCAAGGTGGAGCTGTTTGGGCGGCCACATAATGTTCAACCCAACTG GATCACCCTTGGCAATCAGCTGGAAGGAGTATGTTTGAAAGACCCAGACATTGTTCGACTCTTCAGGGAAAAATATCCAGATGGAAACTGCATGGAGCCACCAAAGAATAGATAG